The stretch of DNA TTCATAAAATTTATTGTGTATCTAATATCAAAATCGATAGATTAATTAACGATATTGATATTCTGATAGATTAGGCAATAAATACTAGCCGTCAGTTAAAAATCAAAATGGATAATAATATTAAAGCAAATAAAAACGCTTTACAATTCTTGTAGTAACATACCACCATTCCACCCAATATAAGGTTCACATCAGTTAAAAAATCCGccatacatttatttattttgtatacaAAGTTGAAAACACATAAGACACTCTAGTGCCTAGTGGCATGCTCTGGGAATCCAGAAGGAATTCCAATCACAAAATCACAAAAAGGAAAATGATATAGGTGAAGGATAAGTGGGACCATTAGTATCACAAAATCATTGCTGACCTTACATTcactttctttcttccttccttcaATACCTTACAACGCAATCCATGTAGTACTGACTACACCACTAGTAGCAAATTAAAGATAGTgcataaacaaaaacaaaagtttcgaacttaaaaaaaaatatcaataaaagaaAGACTCAAAAGTTTGCAATAACTATAGCCGAAACCAAAACCATGGTAGCTATGGCAGCAGCAACAGCATCCTCACGCTTAATTTTCTCAAAGCCAAGCACCCCTTCACGCCTATCCCCCTTCCAACTATGCGATGTGCTTGTCACGAAATCAGCGGTACATAGCAGTAGTAAGAGAAAGAATGGCGGAGTTAGGTGCATGGCTGTTGCTGGTGAAGCACCACCAACAGAGACAAAGAAGAGGAGTAGTGGTTTTGAGCTTTATACTCTTACTAGCTGGCTTCTGAAGCAGGAGCTAGAAGGAGTCATTGATGCTGAGCTTACTATTGTTCTGTCTAGCATTTCCATGGCGTGCAAGCAGATTGCTTCTTTGGTCCAAAGAGCTAACATTTCAAACCTCACCGGTGTTCAGGGTGCAACCAATGTTCAAGGTGAAGACCAGAAGAAGCTTGATGTTGTTTCAAATGAGGTCAGTGATgccctcttttcttcttttcagcaattttgattttgattttcttttcttttactcCCTACTGCCAGTTTAACAAATTTGTCCATTCTTAGATTCTTTATATCTAATAAAGTAATAGAAAGACATATCAACTTTGTCACAATAATGAGTATATGTGTTTTCATTCTTGATAATTTGTCTAAAGAACAAATtgccatttaaaatttttaatcagtCACCAATTATATAACTACTGGTTTAAGAGACCCTTGGTCTGAACAGTCCCGAGCACATATCTATATATTATGGTTTACAAAGGTCGCTTAGACCAATTATAACTGCCCACCAAAAATTACATTACTCAAATTATAACTATCTGTAGACAGAGCGAATATATCGTAAATGGAAAAATTATTACTAACACAACTTTTGGGTGGAGTGTATTTCATTTATTGAACTCATGTTATTAAAAAGGTTCCAAGATTGTAAGTGTTTGTATGTTTTGATTCAGGTGTTCTCAAACTGCTTGAGGTCAAGTGGGAGGACAGGGATCATAGCGTCAGAGGAAGAGGATGTGCCAGTGGCAGTGGAAGAGAGTTATTCAGGGAATTACATTGTGGTGTTTGACCCTCTTGATGGCTCATCTAACATTGATGCTGCAGTCTCAACTGGCTCCATTTTTGGGATCTATAGCCCCAATGATGAGTGCCTTGCTGACGTTGGGGATGAGGATGATCCCACAGTAAGTAGTCTTCTTAAATTTGGATgaaaagattttgttttaacTACATGAAATAATGTCatgttataaattttaataatccaATGGTTGGACTTTTATTTTAGCTTGACAAAGCAGAACAAAGGTGTATTGTGAATGTGTGCCAACCCGGAAGCAACCTCCTTGCAGCCGGCTACTGCATGTACTCAAGCTCAATAATCTTCGTCCTGACAATCGGAAAAGGAGTATTCGTCTTCACACTGGATCCGCTCTATGGCGAATTCGTCTTAACTCAAGAAAACCTGCAGATTCCTAAAGCAGGGAAAATATATGCATTCAATGAAGGTAACTACCAGCTTTGGGATGACAAGTTAAAGAAATACATTGATGATCTTAAGGACCCTGGTCCTAGTGGCAAGCCTTATTCTGCAAGATATATTGGTAGTTTGGTTGGGGATTTCCATAGGACACTCTTGTATGGTGGAATTTATGGGTATCCTAGAGACAAGAAAAGCAAGAATGGCAAGCTTAGGCTTCTTTATGAATGCGCTCCAATGAGTTTCATTGTAGAACAAGCTGGCGGAAAAGGTTCAGATGGTCATCAGAGAATACTTGACATTGAACCTACGGAAGTAAGCATTCATCAACTTCGACTAATTCTCAACATAAAAAAGTCTTACACATATTATAAGGAAAAGCAACCTGTTTTTATACATTCACTGCTTATCATAGTTCATATCTTGTTAACCAATAGAAATTATTCTCATCCTGTTATTGGAttgtctttatttattttattgttttcattgAACAGATTCACCAGCGTGTTCCCCTGTACATTGGGAGTGTAGAGGAGGTGGAGAAGGTCGAAAAGTACTTGGCTTAAATGATATGTAAAGTGCAAAAGCAGTTAACTTGttcttaaattattataatcaaGTGGTTTTGTTTCTTAAGGAAACATTCTTTTTTGTTCCCCTTGTAGCAaatagagaaaagaagaaaaaccaaaaaatttccATGTACCTTCATATTGCTATGGTCTATGGACAAGAA from Arachis duranensis cultivar V14167 chromosome 4, aradu.V14167.gnm2.J7QH, whole genome shotgun sequence encodes:
- the LOC107484623 gene encoding fructose-1,6-bisphosphatase, chloroplastic: MVAMAAATASSRLIFSKPSTPSRLSPFQLCDVLVTKSAVHSSSKRKNGGVRCMAVAGEAPPTETKKRSSGFELYTLTSWLLKQELEGVIDAELTIVLSSISMACKQIASLVQRANISNLTGVQGATNVQGEDQKKLDVVSNEVFSNCLRSSGRTGIIASEEEDVPVAVEESYSGNYIVVFDPLDGSSNIDAAVSTGSIFGIYSPNDECLADVGDEDDPTLDKAEQRCIVNVCQPGSNLLAAGYCMYSSSIIFVLTIGKGVFVFTLDPLYGEFVLTQENLQIPKAGKIYAFNEGNYQLWDDKLKKYIDDLKDPGPSGKPYSARYIGSLVGDFHRTLLYGGIYGYPRDKKSKNGKLRLLYECAPMSFIVEQAGGKGSDGHQRILDIEPTEIHQRVPLYIGSVEEVEKVEKYLA